One stretch of Chryseobacterium fluminis DNA includes these proteins:
- a CDS encoding DUF5694 domain-containing protein, which translates to MESLINFNADLLLYNSSKNHHEGADEAGKFYHRNLVMFSNLNQIPVSGNDRIFILMGGTHTAFFMDFLKRSPKFKTVNTFEYLK; encoded by the coding sequence TTGGAAAGCCTTATTAATTTTAATGCCGATTTACTGCTGTACAATTCAAGTAAAAATCATCACGAAGGCGCAGATGAGGCAGGGAAATTTTACCACAGAAATCTAGTGATGTTTTCAAACCTCAACCAGATCCCTGTTAGCGGAAATGACAGGATTTTTATACTGATGGGCGGAACCCACACTGCATTTTTTATGGATTTTTTAAAAAGAAGCCCAAAATTTAAAACCGTAAATACATTTGAATACCTGAAATAG
- a CDS encoding alpha/beta fold hydrolase, translating into MQNQYTDEALIFDWAGFTSHIIEVNGIQLHYVDGGSGVPVICLPGWPQTWYSYRTIACRLAENYRVIVVDIRGMGSSATPASGYDKKTMAADIHELILKLNLEQAFVMGHDIGGMVAMSLAQNFPETVSGLIVADGLHPDEGILQMPLIPSAGTFTDKINPQQPYTWWMGFNQIKGLPEKLLEGRYRYLLDWLFSYVMTDESRMSDFEKEVYAAVYNQPERIRASNAWYQTFNQDIEDGKGYKKLTLPVLGIASNVSYGFYQYALPQSADHYELIHLPDTGHYMFEENPDAVFDAVSAFLNKMQGADLLK; encoded by the coding sequence ATGCAAAACCAATACACAGACGAAGCCCTTATCTTTGATTGGGCCGGATTCACCAGTCATATCATTGAAGTAAACGGAATACAGCTTCATTATGTAGATGGAGGGAGTGGCGTACCCGTGATCTGCCTCCCGGGATGGCCGCAAACCTGGTATTCCTACCGTACGATCGCCTGCCGGCTGGCTGAAAATTATCGGGTCATCGTTGTCGATATCCGTGGAATGGGCAGTTCTGCCACCCCTGCTTCGGGCTATGATAAAAAGACCATGGCTGCAGATATCCACGAACTTATCCTGAAACTGAACCTGGAACAGGCTTTTGTTATGGGGCATGATATCGGCGGTATGGTAGCGATGAGCCTGGCGCAGAACTTTCCTGAGACGGTAAGCGGTCTCATTGTTGCGGACGGCCTCCACCCCGACGAAGGAATTCTTCAGATGCCCCTGATCCCTTCCGCAGGAACTTTTACGGATAAAATCAATCCTCAACAGCCTTATACCTGGTGGATGGGCTTTAACCAGATCAAAGGATTACCCGAGAAACTGCTGGAAGGGCGGTACCGGTATTTACTCGACTGGCTTTTCAGCTATGTCATGACCGATGAAAGCCGGATGTCCGATTTTGAAAAGGAAGTCTACGCTGCCGTGTACAATCAGCCGGAGCGTATCCGGGCTTCCAATGCATGGTATCAGACTTTCAACCAGGATATTGAAGATGGTAAAGGCTATAAAAAACTAACTTTACCGGTTTTGGGGATTGCCAGCAATGTCTCATATGGATTCTACCAGTATGCTCTTCCACAGTCAGCTGATCATTATGAGCTGATTCACCTGCCGGACACCGGCCACTATATGTTTGAGGAGAATCCTGACGCCGTATTTGATGCCGTATCTGCATTCCTGAATAAAATGCAGGGAGCCGATCTTCTAAAGTGA
- a CDS encoding NmrA family NAD(P)-binding protein, which yields MKNIILVAGATGSLGEKICRELQTRGANVRALIRPESNPEKTEALKEAGIETLVVDFSNSSQLVAACSGVSCIVSALAGLKETIVEVQTQLLDAAAEAGVPRFIPSDFCTDYTQLPEGSNRNFDLRKIFTALAEKRPVRLTSVFNGAFSYVLRFGIPLLNTKEQSIAFYDGKADWKIDFTSLEDTAAFTAEAALDDTAPRYLRIAGFRVSPEDLVRLSGKIFGTPFQLQNQGSLEQFSETIQKVRTAHPEGEQELYPAWQQMQYLYSMFAAHHDQLDNARYPGLNWQNAEETLRSSHI from the coding sequence ATGAAAAATATAATTTTAGTTGCCGGTGCTACCGGAAGCCTGGGTGAAAAGATCTGCAGGGAATTGCAAACGAGAGGAGCAAACGTAAGAGCACTCATCCGTCCGGAAAGCAACCCGGAAAAAACAGAAGCATTGAAAGAGGCGGGAATTGAGACGCTGGTTGTCGATTTCAGCAATTCTTCCCAGCTCGTGGCTGCCTGTTCAGGCGTCTCCTGTATCGTCTCCGCGCTTGCAGGATTGAAAGAAACCATCGTAGAGGTACAGACCCAACTGCTGGATGCCGCAGCAGAAGCAGGTGTTCCCCGCTTTATCCCTTCCGATTTCTGTACCGATTACACCCAGCTTCCAGAAGGCAGCAACCGGAATTTTGATCTACGGAAAATATTTACCGCTCTTGCAGAAAAACGTCCTGTCAGGCTGACTTCTGTTTTCAACGGAGCCTTTTCCTATGTACTGCGTTTCGGCATCCCGCTTCTGAATACCAAAGAACAGTCTATTGCCTTTTATGACGGCAAGGCAGACTGGAAAATAGATTTCACCTCCCTTGAAGATACAGCCGCTTTTACGGCCGAAGCGGCTTTGGACGACACTGCCCCGCGTTATTTACGCATTGCCGGCTTCAGGGTAAGTCCCGAAGATCTTGTCAGGCTGAGTGGGAAAATATTCGGGACACCGTTTCAGCTTCAGAACCAGGGTTCCCTGGAGCAGTTTTCGGAAACGATTCAGAAAGTACGCACAGCGCATCCCGAAGGTGAGCAGGAACTGTATCCGGCTTGGCAACAGATGCAGTACCTGTACAGCATGTTTGCCGCCCATCATGATCAGCTGGATAATGCGCGGTACCCTGGCTTAAACTGGCAAAATGCTGAAGAAACTTTACGATCATCTCATATCTAA
- a CDS encoding Crp/Fnr family transcriptional regulator codes for MQELADFIKTHTRHLCEEELFLIISKFRTQTLRKKQLLLKRGQIANRYYYVRSGALRFIYGENQDLTAWIVLPGEFFTEISSFKLQTPTRFNIEAVDDTELCYIERAEMELLYRQLPVWQEFGREVWETMAMRMIDEIIRFQTMTVEERYLEFLRQPGFMQHISVKQLASYLGITPNALSRIRKNIR; via the coding sequence ATGCAAGAGCTTGCTGATTTTATTAAAACCCATACCCGTCATCTCTGTGAAGAAGAGCTGTTTTTAATTATTTCTAAATTCCGTACACAGACGCTTCGGAAAAAACAGCTTTTGCTGAAACGGGGACAGATTGCCAACCGGTACTATTATGTAAGAAGCGGCGCACTCCGTTTTATTTATGGTGAGAATCAGGATCTCACAGCCTGGATTGTACTGCCCGGGGAATTTTTTACGGAAATATCGAGCTTTAAACTGCAGACTCCTACACGGTTCAATATCGAAGCTGTCGATGACACTGAACTGTGTTATATTGAAAGGGCAGAGATGGAGCTGCTTTACCGGCAGCTGCCTGTCTGGCAGGAGTTCGGAAGGGAAGTATGGGAGACGATGGCCATGCGCATGATTGATGAAATCATCCGCTTCCAGACCATGACGGTAGAAGAACGTTACCTTGAATTTTTACGTCAGCCCGGATTTATGCAGCATATATCCGTTAAGCAGCTCGCTTCCTATTTGGGAATTACTCCGAACGCCCTGAGCCGTATACGGAAAAATATCCGCTGA
- a CDS encoding CIA30 family protein gives MKKNYVAALLLCTATGFHAQQEIYFKYDEAGNQRYRGLEINEQVGKNSNSKRSLHTDLVTDEKTFWKQIRLYPVPVNDFLSIDWTQEADDLIQSISLFQHSTVHWKFQQQNLPGLNRQLRINMTGYEWGVYVLRFTLKDGRVFSKNITKR, from the coding sequence ATGAAAAAAAATTACGTGGCTGCATTACTATTATGTACAGCAACCGGCTTTCATGCCCAACAGGAAATTTACTTCAAATATGATGAAGCAGGTAATCAGCGGTATCGCGGTCTTGAAATAAATGAACAGGTAGGGAAAAATTCAAATTCTAAGAGATCTTTGCACACTGATCTCGTAACGGATGAAAAAACATTCTGGAAACAGATACGTCTGTATCCGGTTCCGGTTAATGATTTTCTTTCTATTGACTGGACACAAGAGGCTGATGATCTCATTCAATCCATTTCCCTATTTCAGCACAGCACGGTACACTGGAAATTCCAGCAACAGAATCTGCCCGGTCTGAACAGACAACTGAGAATAAACATGACCGGCTATGAATGGGGTGTTTATGTATTACGCTTTACCCTTAAAGATGGCCGGGTTTTCAGTAAAAACATCACCAAAAGATAA
- a CDS encoding SpvB/TcaC N-terminal domain-containing protein — protein sequence MKTNNYKNVRLFSFLIFSLYSVLCLSQTSQSFHDTKGDIDVTRAGQLQFTLPIEVPQGVKGVGPQLSLVYTSETGNGIAGYGWMISGVTAITRTAKNIENAKEVKNVKFDYTDYYSFNGQRLILKSGEYGKDGAEYFSEKYSNTKFKSIGSYGAGHPWQGSEYWEITFDDGSQAWYGRNLDARTSLEYNISEWRDPQGNYISYSYNQGNNITLISNIQWGGNKDLNTPHMNSVQFNYTDRNLKEESYI from the coding sequence ATGAAGACCAATAATTATAAAAATGTTCGATTATTTTCGTTCCTTATATTTTCTCTCTACTCTGTTTTGTGCTTATCACAAACCAGCCAGAGTTTTCATGATACTAAAGGCGATATAGATGTTACCAGAGCAGGCCAGCTCCAGTTTACACTACCCATTGAAGTTCCTCAGGGAGTAAAAGGTGTAGGACCCCAGCTTAGTTTGGTGTATACCAGTGAAACAGGAAATGGTATTGCAGGATATGGATGGATGATTTCCGGTGTCACTGCCATTACAAGAACCGCAAAGAATATAGAAAATGCGAAAGAAGTAAAGAATGTTAAGTTTGACTATACAGATTATTATAGCTTCAATGGCCAAAGGCTGATTCTGAAATCCGGAGAATATGGTAAAGACGGAGCAGAATATTTTTCGGAAAAGTACTCTAATACTAAATTTAAATCAATCGGGTCATATGGTGCCGGTCATCCATGGCAAGGTTCGGAATACTGGGAAATAACTTTCGATGACGGGTCCCAGGCCTGGTATGGCCGTAATCTTGATGCCAGAACTTCACTGGAATATAATATCAGCGAATGGAGGGATCCACAGGGAAATTATATTTCCTACAGCTACAATCAGGGAAATAATATTACTTTGATATCGAATATACAGTGGGGAGGCAATAAGGACTTGAATACTCCGCATATGAATTCTGTTCAGTTTAATTACACGGACAGAAATCTAAAGGAAGAATCTTATATCTAG